Sequence from the Panicum virgatum strain AP13 chromosome 5N, P.virgatum_v5, whole genome shotgun sequence genome:
CggagggaagaacctcattggtgtgggggcgaggtgtcccTCAAAAATCTGGCACAGATAGCGGAGCGCCTTCCTGAcgaccaagggataggtgtcttggtaccTAAACTCCGTGGTGGTCACTcaccatggctggatgtcggggcagcggtcacttttggcgatgaccagaatcaccctgcagcggagggtaccatggtgcttgtactccctgctgtagtaccttgggcgttctgtaacaccaaggctctccagggcattGTTCAAAAGGCCGGGGAAgtcaggtgcagcttggcaaatgccctgggtccatccttcctcagccatctgaaaataaagatagggtgaacaagctttgcacaaatatttgggtATAAAAAGGGATAGATGGTCCTTATTATTACAACAGTGTGGGGTACATTTTTCAtagatacacgattattaggataggGGCTCTAGCTTAGGTGTGCTACTCTCTTATCGTGGGGACTTTTCGTCGATCTGGATAGagcgcttctttggtggaagacactgctCCAACACCTCAatttcggtctgagtacccttatcccaatgggtttcttcgggttcttcttctaacCATCCACCTTCTGCCCTGTGAGCCTTGTGGTTTTGCCAATGGGTTTGGAGAGtggctagggaattctcggcTCGTATGGCTCTTATCCATTGTTCCTCTATTTCTTGAATTGCTTTTTCTGCCCTGCGGATTTAGTAtttcagttgtgccgcttgttcgcggtagagttGGTCCAacccggtgaggtagatggatagatgggagaccgtatcttctaattcttcttcttccctgccaagtcctctcatccgggcaatccatgagcgtcctcttcTTTCAggaggcgggaaaaatcccataggagtccgctgaagatgatgtTTGTAAACCACACGGAGACGTCGCATGGCTTTTCAGGCGGCCTTTCGGTAGGTGTATGGAAAGCAAAAGccggtggtggagatgaacccgGGTTCCACgtcaggatagcgggtgctctttcccacgaagatcatgATGTCATACCGAAgggtgcccctggagtcgtactctcggtagatgtactccggtgtgtccacaactccgacacgttccaggctgagtagcaataacTTAGGGAGGCCAGGTTCTGCGAAGCAGATTCCGctactccatccattgtcagctaTCTGGAATAGGGTAAGAGTCAGGTGAGTGTGTGTGAAAAAAAGTTAAACAAGGAAAGTCCTAACGTGGAAAGGCTTGAAAAAGGGTCTCGATCCTAGGGGTCACGTCCTATGGCCAACATACTGCTCTGATACCacatgaagcgtcccctcataagaggtgactcaaatgtgatacaatatcagtcccaggaggctgataacacatttattacatcagatggaatatcaccgtacaactctacgcggtaatgggcaatgaagcgccactatcgcgaggataacaactaaaacccaaacaagaacgttaactacgaagaggtcatcagagtcttgcgccatacgaagcttcctgcgggtgatcctatccacaagcaaggttgggtgcagaacggaacccctactcaacgtcctcgggaataaagtctggatcttcctctgtaaaaaattaagcaaggggtgagtacaaacgtgctcagcaagtccaaccgcacccacggagggggtataaacaaaatatatgcacagggtaaatcaaagataaggttatggtttaatttgcggaaagctaatttttatgcatgggtttgTTTGAAAGAAAATGATTTTTAAAGCAATTATCTTGACGCGTAAGGTTGATCCACAGAGAATCCcagttttaaattgctaccggactcctcatccgccatagcacacggcacagctgctggacacttttccaaaacaacgcACGTCATCCCAACCATTCccaaaagaaacactagttatgtgaccaaaccgtaactcgcccagtaccatgggcacggctattcgaataggttttaactctgcagaggtgtgcaactttacccacaaatgaggtaccacagcacgatcaccttagtatcgatgcagatcccaacaaagtcattacccaccttagctagacctgactagccaacacgggatccaccaaggggccaatgacctatcaccgaggtttaaccggggcataagtcacacagagcttatcccttctccttgatcacccgttgctctcagctctcctgatggctatcagactaactagtggggtttatgctaagccgttgccacacacaacggtcgagtggtttgcacgatagttgagttaggcaagatgacacatcaactcggtccttaatggtgacaagatggatatctcccaaccttcttgctcaaccacaaaggtacgagcacaccttttAGCAACTCACACAGAAATGACATCCATCTCATCAGAACACAtctttcatttattttccaaCAAGTCCACCTTTTCTCTCCCCACACACTCATACACTTTCTTTTATAAACAATCATATTTGATGTGTAGTAGAACgagtataaggtcctaagcaaTTCTATCAGTGATTAACATCCACATAGAGCGAATCGTATGTAGACatcaatctaggtggtcaaggaatggttacaacaagtcaaggagtggctatccaaccatgttttagcAGTAAAAGCATATGCCGTTCACAAAGTCGAGctcctgctcgcggtactcgttctcgggctccggctcgcagtactgctctgCGTACTCCAGCTCGCGGTACTGTCCACCAAACTCCTGGGCgttctcctcctcggtcactccgtcgACTACGAGCGAGAACGGCACAAcgacacacaaacaagcacaacatataaaaataaaatgagcTCGGAAGGAAAGGAAATAAAATAGCTGTAATAGATAGTATGtgtttttagaagaaaaatttAGGAAAAACAATTAATTGAATTGGAGCTTATGTGGGTGAAATACGAGAAGTGTAATATAGGGTGTGGTAATTAAATAAAATGGATCAGCTCCAATCATGGGCATGGCTTGTACGTGATGGGCTGAACATGTGTTATCTGTACTTGGGCTTTTAGATGTGATTAACACCTTGGCCCAAGAAGAAAGGAACAGAAAGGGCACGACATACAGGGGCTTCGTGCTCCCTGCGTTGGCCACCATGGGAGGCACGTGAAGCTTCTGCAGCTTGCCAAACGGCAGCACGGCCATCGTAAAAAGAAACTGAGATCATGGGGAGAAAGAGGAGGCCGAGGGGTTCCGGTTTGGCAGCTTCGAGCATGGGAGGCGCAAGTCGGCTCCGGCCGCGTGGCAGCCATGGTCGTGGCTTCCTGAGCTTCGTCGAGCTCGGCTCAGGAGAGGAGGCTACGATGGGGATGTGTGGAGTTGATGAGAGAAGCTGCCATGGGTCTCACCTTCACCGGGAACAGCTCGAGCGAGGGGACGACTCTCGATTCTTGTGAGCGGTGGATTAGCTAGTGGAGCGGGAAGGCTTAGCGAGCACTGGATGGCGCGGCGGGGAAGAGAACTCGGCGTCgccttttataggccggggatAGGGATGCAGCCGGGCATGTGCGGCCTCGCGTGGCGCTGTGCTTGACGGCACTGCAGCTATGCGTGCGCGGGGCTGGTTGGCGTGGAGCGGCGCGCTGGTGGCCGGCAGCGGGATGCGCGGCGGTCTGCGGCGAGGTGACGGGTGCGGCAGGGCGAACTGTGGAGAGGTGACGGGTGCGGCAGAGCGAACTGTGGCGAGGTGACGGGTGCGGCAGAGCGAACTGTGGTGCGCGTGGTCGCGAGTGATGGGCATGTGAGGCCAAGAAGTAAAAGATGCCGGCGACGCTGTTCCGAGTGTGCGCGTGCATGCTACCGCTGTGTCTCAGTGTCCTCGAGAGCAAGTGGTGCAAAGTTTGGTCCGTGAAGCTCGCATGCATGCAAGTGGCTGCATGCGTATGCTTAAGTGTGCTGCATGTGTGCATGGGGTACGTGTGAGCTCACTtgatgaagagagaaatagagatTAGGAGATAAAGAAATGTTGATTGGttcaagtgtgtgtgagagacaATGGTGATTAAGTTTGAGGAAGATTAGGGGCACAAGGAGTTGAGCTCAAGAATGAgtttatgcaattagattttaAAAAATAGTCTTGAATTCGAAtgatttttgaatatgaatTTTCGAGCTGTTACATGGGATGAGCGCTCGCTCGCCCCGACGCATGCGTTCCGCTCGGCTCGTTCCGTAATGGCATAATCGTCGCAGCTCAGCTCGTACGTACGCGCTGCTGTCGGCCGCCGCTACAagttgccgccgccggctgccgctgctgctcagATCCCATCGCTCTTGGACGACGCACACACCATGGCAGGAGCATCTCAGGAAGGAAGATGAGACAGTCATGACAGCTCGTAGTCATGGCAGGACGCACGCACCATGGTAACTCATAGCAGTGGCTGGCAGCGGCGGCAACTCGTAGCTGCGGCAGACGGCAGCATAGGATGATGGTGTCTGTGCTTGCGTCGATGCGGATAGAGCCGGCCCTAACATATGCCTGCGTCAACATTGCGGGAGTCTGTGGCTATGTACAAGCCGAGCTGCAATTGAGATTACACTACTACGCGAAGAGCCGAGCGGAGCGCGTGCGTCGGCCCGAGCGAGCGCTCGCAGCGCACCCCATCTGATGCTTTCTTGCTCCACGTGGCATGTATCGAGGTAGGGCTGCACAGAGGCAACTTTACAGCCCTCCTGTACGCCGGAAAAAAAATTGCGTACAGGAGGGCTATAAAGCTACCTCCGTGCAGCCCTGCCTCGATATGTGCCACGTGGAGTCAGAAAGCATCAGATGGGATGAGCACTCGCTCGCGCCGACGCACGTGTTTCCGCTCAGCTCGTTCTGTAATGGCGTAATCGACACAGCTCGGCTCGTACGTACATGTTGCTGTCGGCCGCCGCTAcaagttgccgccgccgccgccggctgccgctggTGCTCAGATCCCGTCGCTCTTGGACGACGCACACACCATGGCAGGAGCATCTCAGGAAGGAAGATGAGACAGTCATGACAACTCGTAGCCATGGCAGGACGCACGCACCATGGTAACTCATAGTAGTGGCTGCCGCCGGCGGCAACTCgtagcggcggcggacgacAGCGTAGGATGATGGTGTATGTGCTTGCGTCGATGCGGATACAGCCAGCCCTAACATATGCCTGCATCAACATTGCGGGAGTCTGTGAGCCGAGTGTGGCTACGTACAAGCCGAGCTGCAATTGAGATTAAGCTATTACGCGAGCAAGCGTTCGCAGCGCACTCCATCTGATGTTTTCTTGATCCACGTGGCATGTATCGAGGTAGGGCTGCACAGAGACAGCTTTACAGCCCTTCtgtattcaattttttttccggGGAAAGAGGGGGAGAGGGGCCAAACTAATAAGGCTctatttagttccaaaaaaaattgcacagtatctgtcacatcgaattttcgggcacatgcatggagtattaaatgcagttgaaaaaaactaattatacagtctaacagattagcacgagctgaatcttttaagcctaatttgTTCATAATTGGACACTATTTGTCAAGGAACAACGAAATGTGATACATTACCAAAActtaaactttttcaccaactaaacacatccTAAGCACACTAGGATGCAAATGGATGACTCTTAGATAGACGCACCTCTAATTCTTTTTAGTCGCGAGCCGAGGGTGAGGGACCGTGCGGCGGCGGTTGACGCGTTCGGGTCGGTACTCCGGCGTCTCAAGTCCATGGAGGGGCTGCGGGTGACGGCGATCCGGTCGAGCTTCTTCGCCGGCGGTATGCCGATGAACGTCAGAGTGGAGGGCTATGATCGCGCGCGCCTAGCTAATTTCTCATTACCTCTTGACGCATACTCCTACCCATACTGCAACGGGACTTGGGCAAAACTTGCTATTCGAGAAAGAGTAGAGgacacaaaaaaaatggaaagtTTTGTTCAGGTTTGTTCCGCACCTAAAAAAATGGTTTTGTTCAGGTTCACGATCGATCGGTGCATCATCTCTTACTTATTCCGCTTGGAAATTTGGGTTGGCTACAACAAAAGAAATTAACTAGCAGCTTAATTAATTACAACTAGTCCAGCAAATCATCAGAACCTCCGGGGAACTAAGGCAGGGGCAGCCGGCCGGCGGCTACGGCGACGGGAAGCAGGCCTCGCTGTCGTAGATGGCCCCCTTGAGCTCCCGCTGTATGGACGCCCTCACCGGCGACGCCACCAGGTCCTCCCACACCGACCCCTCGCCGCCCGTCGGGTGCCCGTCCGGGTACAGCTCGTGCACGCAGTTGGCCTCCTCGTTGATCCGGCTCACCCGCTCCAGCAGCCCGATCTCCTCAACGTCCACCAGCAGCCGGCTGTCCTTGTCCTTCCACCCGATTAGCTGCAGATCATAACATGCATGCCATTTGTTTCAAGATCTCGAAGCCTCAGACCTCGGATCAGTGAAGGTATCGATCGATCGAGTTCTCTATCTGCTGGAAGAATTAAATTCAAGGACCTTGGCGCCGGCGATGGTGTTGGTGCTGTAGAGCCTGGCGTTGTCGACGAGGTCGCAGTACTTGCGGAACGCGCAGGCGAAGCGCTTGTGGGACTTGAGCTGCGAGTTCACCCGCACGGCTCTTCCGGATATGATGGCCCGCCGGATGCCCCTGACGACGGCGAGGTAGGCGTCGCAGATGATGCCGACCATCTCGATGCGGTACGGCTTCCTCGCCCTGCTGGGCGCCCCGCGATgctgccgccgctccccgccggcgccctcctcctcctcctcctcctcgacggGCTCCCAGTACTTCTCGGTGGTCGTCCCGTCGGCGGCGACCTTGTAGCCGACGCCCATGCGGTACCGCTGCCGGTGCACGGACCGCGCCATGGCGATGGTCTGCAGCACGAACGGCTCCCACGACATGGTGCCGTCCATGATCACGTCCCGCCCTTCGTTCAGGGCCGTCACCAGCAGCGACGCCGCCGCGTCCGTCGACGACTGGTGCACCTGGGGACGCACGCACGCGTGGCGTGTTGCCATGGATCGGATCCGTGACCTGGTGCCAAGCTAGCAAGAGATTCGAGCGAGCGGGTCTTGGACGGCGCACGTACCAGCTCGGCGGTCTGCAGCATGTCGTTGTGGTGGCCTCGCGAGCTGATGGCCTGGTAGATCACGTCCGACTCCTTGAACGCGTCGGCCTCCACGACCACGGCGTTCGCCCTGGCGTCAGTCCAGAACACCCTGCACGAGCACACGGTGGTGAACGATGATATGCCGTTGATGTTCCG
This genomic interval carries:
- the LOC120675741 gene encoding calmodulin calcium-dependent NAD kinase-like codes for the protein MSRPTLPELETGGRATCAAGDYGGGREEEEEDAVKGRGPKPVVPLLLVSAGGGVHEIQTFAHYVATQIGFEDMNECPHLCTLSYDYLKKSVGYEQNLLAFFHNKMNPDALLVQLIEELDKCILGYFSFHWKFATHIITQVLTHEQPRRKLRRMVMEATRKMRFERVTRELKVTRLFTTLVEELRAIGIICHHHDKQPGTDVMVPAAHSDRSPVLLLMGGGMGAGKSTVLKQIMKEVFWTDARANAVVVEADAFKESDVIYQAISSRGHHNDMLQTAELVHQSSTDAAASLLVTALNEGRDVIMDGTMSWEPFVLQTIAMARSVHRQRYRMGVGYKVAADGTTTEKYWEPVEEEEEEEGAGGERRQHRGAPSRARKPYRIEMVGIICDAYLAVVRGIRRAIISGRAVRVNSQLKSHKRFACAFRKYCDLVDNARLYSTNTIAGAKLIGWKDKDSRLLVDVEEIGLLERVSRINEEANCVHELYPDGHPTGGEGSVWEDLVASPVRASIQRELKGAIYDSEACFPSP